Proteins encoded by one window of Aspergillus puulaauensis MK2 DNA, chromosome 4, nearly complete sequence:
- the gua1 gene encoding GMP synthase (glutamine-hydrolyzing) (COG:F;~EggNog:ENOG410PFKK;~InterPro:IPR022310,IPR022955,IPR029062,IPR017926, IPR025777,IPR004739,IPR001674,IPR014729;~MEROPS:MER0045886;~PFAM:PF00117,PF00958;~go_function: GO:0003922 - GMP synthase (glutamine-hydrolyzing) activity [Evidence IEA];~go_function: GO:0005524 - ATP binding [Evidence IEA];~go_function: GO:0016462 - pyrophosphatase activity [Evidence IEA];~go_process: GO:0006164 - purine nucleotide biosynthetic process [Evidence IEA];~go_process: GO:0006177 - GMP biosynthetic process [Evidence IEA]) — protein sequence MAGTIPHNSFDTILVLDFGSQYTHLITRRLREINVYSEMLPCTQKLADLGWKPKGIILSGGPYSVYENGAPHADPAFFDLGVPILGICYGLQELAHRLHADNVVAGTAREYGHADLKATRFGGHVDKLFEDIEGDMTVWMSHGDKLRNLPEGFHTIGTTGNSEFAAIAHKSDPVYGIQFHPEVTHTPQGGQLLKNFAVGICGAEQKWTMAEFIGQEIARIRSLVGPDGQVLGAVSGGVDSTVAAKLMTEAIGDRFHAVLVDNGCMRLNECEKVQEVLQAQLGINLTVVDAGDEFLAGLKGVDDPEKKRKFIGGKFIDVFEDEAKKIETKSSGKVEWFLQGTLYPDVIESISFKGPSQTIKTHHNVGGIAERLMRGHGLKLIEPLRELFKDEVRELGRQLGISAELVGRHPFPGPGIAIRVLGEVTKEKVEMARKADHIFVTMIREAGIYDEIGQAYAALDPSRAVGVMGDKRVYANIILLRAISTKDFMTATPYPFSYEFLSKVSTRIVNEVSGVCRVCYDYTSKPPGTIEME from the exons ATGGCAGGCACAATCCCTCACAACTCGTTCGACACGATCCTCGTGTTGGACTTTGGGTCCCAATA CACCCACCTCATCACCCGCCGTCTGCGCGAAATCAATGTCTACTCCGAGATGCTCCCCTGCACCCAGAAGCTCGCCGATCTGGGATGGAAGCCCAAGGGTATCATTCTCTCCGGCGGCCCATACTCCGTCTATGAGAATGGCGCACCCCACGCCGACCCTGCCTTCTTCGATCTCGGTGTCCCCATCCTCGGTATCTGCTACGGGCTGCAAGAGCTCGCCCACCGCTTGCACGCGGACAATGTCGTTGCAGGTACTGCCAGGGAATATGGTCATGCCGACCTGAAGGCTACCAGGTTTGGAGGCCACGTCGATAAGCTGTTTGAGGACATTGAGGGCGATATGACTGTTTGGATGTCTCACGGTGACAAGCTCCGTAACCTGCCTGAGGGCTTCCACACTATCGGCACCACAGGGAACTCGGAATTCGCGGCTATTGCGCACAAGTCGGATCCGGTTTATGGAATTCAGTTCCATCCTGAGGTTACTC ACACGCCCCAAGGTGGACAGCTTCTGAAGAACTTCGCTGTGGGTATTTGCGGTGCCGAGCAGAAGTGGACAATGGCGGAATTCATCGGCCAGGAAATCGCACGAATTCGCTCCCTGGTTGGTCCTGACGGCCAGGTGCTGGGTGCTGTCAGTGGTGGTGTCGACTCGACCGTTGCCGCTAAGCTGATGACAGAAGCCATTGGAGATCGATTCCACGCCGTCCTTGTGGATAATGGCTGCATGCGATTGAACGAGTGCGAGAAGGTCCAAGAGGTTCTTCAGGCGCAACTCGGTATCAACTTGACTGTCGTCGATGCTGGCGATGAATTCCTTGCTGGTCTCAAGGGTGTTGACGAccccgagaagaagcgcaagttCATTGGAGGAAAGTTCATTGACGTCTTTGAGGACGAGGCGAAGAAAATCGAAACCAAGAGCTCTGGAAAGGTTGAGTGGTTCCTTCAGGGTACCCTCTATCCCG ATGTGATCGAAAGTATTTCCTTCAAGGGCCCCTCCCAAACCATCAAAACTCATCACAACGTCGGTGGTATCGCCGAGCGCCTGATGCGTGGCCATGGCCTCAAGCTTATCGAGCCCCTCCGCGAACTCTTCAAGGACGAAGTCCGTGAGCTCGGACGCCAACTCGGCATCTCCGCAGAGCTCGTCGGCCGCCACCCCTTCCCCG GCCCCGGCATCGCCATCCGCgtccttggtgaagtcaCCAAAGAAAAGGTCGAAATGGCCCGCAAGGCCGACCACATCTTCGTCACCATGATCCGCGAAGCTGGCATCTACGACGAAATCGGCCAGGCATATGCCGCTCTCGACCCATCGCGCGCCGTCGGCGTCATGGGCGACAAGCGCGTGTACGCCAACATCATCCTACTCCGCGCAATCTCCACAAAGGACTTCATGACCGCCACGCCATACCCCTTCTCATACGAGTTCCTGTCCAAGGTGTCGACGCGCATCGTCAACGAGGTCTCTGGTGTGTGCCGTGTGTGCTACGATTATACGAGCAAGCCTCCGGGTACTATTGAGATGGAGTAA
- a CDS encoding GrpB family protein (COG:S;~EggNog:ENOG410PWSS;~InterPro:IPR007344,IPR043519;~PFAM:PF04229) yields MATKAPPSTITTHISYDPAAYERISHRPNKEIEIVSPDPTWATSFSVLEERIKTAFAQSQSPPSLLYIQHVGSTSVPGIPAKAVIDLDVVVADPTAEETYVPVLESAGLQFVLREPLWHQHRFFGCVEPYANVHVFGPDSPEVVRHRMFRDWLRDPKNEGDRELYASAKRKAAGESRERGESVQQYNDRKEPVIREILKRVYEAHGLLGKSTKDS; encoded by the coding sequence ATGGCCACAAAAGCACCCCCAAGCACCATAACCACGCACATCTCCTACGACCCCGCCGCCTACGAACGCATCTCGCATCGACCCAACAAAGAAATCGAGATTGTTTCGCCCGACCCCACCTGGGCCACATCCTTCTCCGTCCTCGAAGAACGCATAAAAACCGCCTTTGCgcaatcccaatccccacCAAGCCTCCTCTACATCCAGCACGTCGGCAGCACGAGCGTCCCGGGCATCCCCGCAAAAGCAGTCATCGACCTCGACGTCGTCGTGGCCGACCCCACCGCGGAAGAAACTTATGTCCCCGTGCTTGAAAGCGCAGGGCTACAGTTCGTTCTCCGCGAGCCGCTGTGGCACCAGCATCGGTTTTTTGGGTGTGTGGAGCCGTATGCGAATGTCCATGTTTTTGGGCCTGATAGTCCTGAGGTTGTGAGGCATCGGATGTTTAGGGATTGGTTGAGGGATCCGAAGAATGAGGGGGATAGGGAGTTGTATGCGAGTGCGAAAAGAAAGGCTGCGGGGGAGAGTCGGGAGAGGGGCGAGTCGGTGCAGCAGTATAATGATCGAAAGGAGCCGGTTATTAGGGAGATCTTGAAGAGGGTTTACGAGGCGCATGGGCTGTTGGGGAAAAGTACGAAGGACTCCTGA